The nucleotide sequence AAAATAAATGCATAATTTATCACTCTGTGGATTCTGGGGATAGTCCATTtcaaaacaaataatatttgataGTTTTTCTGaatcttaattaattatttttattacttcttCAGTGAAAATGAATTCACAGGACACAACCGATAATGTCTCAACAATAAATTCACCTAACATATCTACAAGAACCAAAAATTGGGTCCAATTTGAAGATGAAACACCTGTTAAAGATAATGGCACTTTGGAAGAAAAAACTAAAATAAGTGCTGCAGCTGTAATAAAACCTGAATCAGTTACAGTAGATGTTGAGAAAATTGGTAAAAATGTTGATAAAGTAGATAATCGACAAATGAAAAACAATGAGTATAAAGGAGCTGTGATATCAACTGAATCCGTCCAGATTAATTTAGATAGATCAGGCTTAAGTCGGTCTATCACATCCGAAAGTCCAGATCTTAATTTGCCGTCCGAAATAAAAGTTTCCGATCCTAAAAGTGCTTCTCTGAAAACAATCGATCTCCGAGATGTGTCTAATGGCAGAAGtgctataaataatattataagtacACCTATTGGAAATATTAGACAAGGTTTTGCTAATGGGGATACTATAGTTACTCTTTTACCAGTTAATACTAGATGGCCATGGATCACTCCTGCCAAATTTCGACCAGAATTAGTTCCAGAGGAATTAATGGCTCAAGGCTTAACGGTAAatcattcataaaattatacCTTTTCATATTTAGTTATTACATAGTCAATAGTTtaactattattaaattaaaaatatattttctttttgtatATGATGTTTTGCATTATTTTACAGTTATACATAACTTGTAATATATCTATTACAGCTTACAGTAGAAGATTACGTACATATTATGGAGTTGCTTGTGAATGATGTACGTTTTAATATGTACAATGTATGCTACAAAAGAATCCTTGTCCTTTGGATATTTACTGCATTTATTGTATTGCTTGGCTTATTATTTTCTGGAGTAACTGGCCTTACTTTATTTGGGCTCGGCATTATGTGGTTAGTCCTAAATGCTGCTGCAATATTCTTTTGCATGTTTATCAAGATAAAATTAAATCATAATCTTGAGAAATGTATGGCTCAAGTCAACAAGCATTTACTTCGACATAAAATATTGCTTGGATTGGATGATAGAGGGAAGATTTCTTGTCACAAAGTCAATCtctgttttatatattttgatacCACAGATTGCATCGTAAGTGTAATTATATATGcagttaatttaaataattacagcttaatgttttgtgataacttattttatttattgtatcttAATAGTATACAAAAATGGCGCTTTTTGGTGCAAACAAAACATTTATCTACTAAAGTTTATGcaatataaagaaaatttattttatgacagAAAAAATTACAAGAAGTTATAGAACGTGAAGAACGCGAGGGAAGAATAATCGGCGAAGATGGAAATTCTGAAATGCGTAGGAAAAGGGAATTACAGCAGCGAATGGATATTGATGATAGCGATATTGTCATACAGGGCAGCACAACCACTAGAATCTCTCGTAAGCAGGTAAGCTCCTTTTTAACCAGGTAATTGTATTTTAGTTAAACTTACTAATTTATAtcaagtttcattttatttatttacatttgttGTAAGTAACTGAgattaatgtttttattttccatattttatgaataaaacaatatattttcttttatattagcaattttatattacaatattttcttttatttttttgtaaaatgaaatacaaaCTATTAGGGTAAAAGTGAACAAGTATTCTGCCGTTATGTACAACGTTGGGCAAAGGATTATTTACGTCGGCGTTTGGATTGGACAGTTGATGAGGAAGGAGGAAATCCTTCTTCACCTCGCCATTTAGCATCAGCTTTATGTCCGTGTCAATATATAGAAGAATGGCTACGTAATAAGTCGCGTGTTCAGGGCAGAGATTTTTGTCCTTCCTGGAGTAGTTTTCTTAAAGATAGAggcatttaaagaaaaattattaaatatgcatATAAAAATAGCAAAGACAGTATTGCTcatagcaatttaaaaaatgtttttaaaatctTACGCTatagtttattataattatttcaatatcattttaatgataaatattttcttaaagaGAACTTTAAATAACAGAATATCATACTTAAACGCAATAGAACTTAAATAGCTTTGTAACTATATTTGtagataatatagataatattattaaaatcaaatgaataatacaaatttatatttgtacaagTTAACGAAAATAAGTCACATTAGAAGTTACAGCTACTTACTATTACTTTGTACTTAATTATATgagatttttgtttttaaaattatcaattacagttaaaattatatatcatattgatattaagaaacattttttattcgTATGTTTACTGTAAATTGGATTAATAAGAATGATAAAAGTTTAAAGttcttttaaatgaaatttaatattgtttaaattttaaataattcgatGCTACTTTTTATTGtactattttgttaaatttatataaaacttgCACGTTTTATcacttacacatatgtgtacattacaagtttgcttttaatattttatatcagtaaatcaattgtatataatatttaaatatcaaaaaataatcTAAACGTGCACATTTGACATATGTACTTAATGAATATGTGTAAAGTGGTGAAtggtataataatatgattaataatataatagtagttAAAACTTGTTTAGGTTACTAAACTTATAaatcaaatgaaaatttatcTTTAATGAGCAGTGTAGttcttgaaatttatgaaataattcaaaGAAGTAGACTGAACTTACCTGTGGCAGGAACTAAagtacttaaatttaaaaaatataactacAGTTCATTATGTTTGAACAGTTTATTTTTTACATACAACAGATTTTAAGCTTTACAGATGagtttattattaatgtataaaaaatcaatttatCACTTTAGCTCTAGGTACTGAATGATGATGGTATGTGTTGACAGGAACGGGCGGAGTTGCTGTTGCTGAGGTATGCATCTCGATGGGCACACCACTTTGTGCGCCGCAGACTTGATCTGGTTATAGACTCACAGGAACGAAATAGAGACATCGCCGGTCTATCTGTTTCTCCACGACATTGTGTCTCCGCCCGTTGTCCTTGTCAATTCATTGAGGACCATCTCAAATACAAGCCTAGAGGCAAGTTAATATTTCGTACGTTCTTTTTAATGCCGAATTTTGATGGCAAATGACTGGGATAAATTGCTTAACGTATATAGTTCAATTGCAATTACAGATAATTGATCAGTTGATTATTATGTTCCTATCtactttttattatatacacataaaacattttattacaagttacatttagatattattttttttatgatagttataattaaaaactattttgaaattgattttCATATTTCGTCTTTTACGCACAAGAGAATAATGTTTCTAATGACATTCACCATTTTACAACATATAGTAGcacattattttcaatattaaataatgttaaaGGAATAAATTATACATAACGTTAATACTTAAAAGAGAAGAAACAGTATAATCATTCCAttgttactatattactattcataaatttaattatttcaaaatttttaaaaaataattgttaaacacTTTTATGACCATTTGATGGAAATGATATATACATATCATATAtacaacatatatttttttaatatatgtttattGCTTTCCAGTGTtgatattagaaaattatacataaattatatataacttagaaaatttttatttttttaaatttaattttatctttatttCTAAAAAGAAATTCCTGCATACATCTTAGTTAAGACAATTACAAGTAAAGACTTGATATTAAAGCAgctataaacattttatacaattgtttatacattttataattattatctatGATTAACCATCATAATGTTGTAAAAGGCATACAATGTTCAACTTACATATCTGAATTCCGTCCTAATTGAATGTAACAGTACATTATATAagaatgtaattaatatattgtatactTTTATGAATAAGGCTATTCTACTTTTATATAACAAAAATGTAAAGCATTTTTATATCattgttaaaaatgttataaataaagaTAAGTACACAATATATATGTTTCCTTGGTGGaggtatgattgtattcatgTAAAAAGCTATTTCATTAAAGTAATAgttattacatataaaatatattgttagTTTTAGTTTCCAAATATACCTATAAAGTTCAGTGTATGTATTTTTCTAAAACATAGGTATTTGTTACTAACCACTGACTAATCCAGGGATCTGTTGCTTGCATGCAGCTGGACAAAAGACAGTGTGCTTTGATATTTTATCTCGCAATCATTCACATATTGTGAATACATGAAAATCATTCACAAATTGGTACAGGTGTAAGTATAGCTTAACTTGTATTTTCgccatatacatacatgtttaaATGAACACATTACGATTTACGAAAATACATTGCTTTATACGCacttatttatgtacatattactTTACTTATGTTTTATAACTACAAAACTTTGCTATAAAGAAAAAGTTCTTTGtagaaattaattgttaattatatattattttaaactagTGATACAGAAtactaatttcaaatatttgcccAATTTTTTTCAGGATACCCACCTGGCTTTACATGGTGTGCTTATCTTAATGACCCATTAGCTAGGTATGATGTTACATTAGGCGTCCCTAATTAACAGTGTTAATAATTTACTTAATGCACAACAGTATTTATTAAGATATTTTTAAACAGTGTAATCATATCAAAACttactttcttattttttataagcACATGTGATACATCTACTAGGGTAATTACAGTGCCTTTTAAGtatctataaatattatattcagaATTTACAATTAAGACATTTTTCTAATTGTAAGATTCTATGTTAGTCCAAATTTTATGCATCAATTCCATATATTATGCACACACATTAAACTGACATGCATATACAGGTATATATAATGTAAAATGGCAACTATTATATGtagcatttatttttatacagtattaattatacatgttataatgttatagatattttatataaaagaatatattatttacacatacatattaaaacattaaaaagtaACTATAATCATTCTGTATAAACATATAAGTTGTATTTTGTTATACTAATGATTAAATTAGTactaaattagaaataaatactTTGTATGTTTATATGTTTCCTTTGCAAGAAATAATcaacaaatataacaaattcatGTAATCAGAGCAGCCTGTGCTTGTTTTCTAATGTCATCTGCAAGTCTTCTTATTTCAGTATTGTCTATTTGCAATTGTTGTTCTTTGCTTTCAAGCATAGTTTCTAAATGTTGTAATCGTTGTTTTGTATTTAagtacattttcattttctgaTACGTATCAGAAATGTTTGCATTTGTTTGGTTTTCTCCAATGATTTCatctaaaagtaaaattttattcatttaacaATGTAAcagtacataaatatatactcttaactatataaaaataattaaacatttttcttaTAACATTTTCCTAATATCACTTTAATGATTGTGTTGAcaatgaatatataaataataaaacctttatttattattttgaatgctACATCATCTATAGCAGCATTGTTTAGATCTTCCAATACATGTTCAGAGTTAGGAATGGGAGGCCTTGgcggtaaattattttttttattactaaacATACTTAATTTAACAATATGACACTTATTTCACTTCAATTAATTATCATATTTATCTATAGCTgatcaaaaattcaaatatcatGTAAACTAcacatttattttcttatttcaatAATTGCAATGTCAAGCCGGTATATCCAGTGATCTTTTAGTaatagtatatatttttatattcctcaattcttccagttattcatatatttttgttcacTGTATACACTATCATGAAATAACGAGGAAGCTGGTAAACAGCCGCTTGAACTCAGCCAAGTTGCTCGAATGAAGTATAATTTCTGCTGACAGGTACTATACATATGATATTTATTTGTGCATCAAGTTTTTACTCTCTAACTTATCTACGCATCGGTCATTCTCTCTAGTTGTATGGTATCGCGCAGTATTCAAACTGCGTTGAAAATTGTGCCGGTATGAATTATTCTTtgttacatatgtaaatatttcaaataagtaAATGATGCTATGATTGCAATACTTTAATCGTATAAAAtctaataagaaaatatttgagaaaACTAGTTgtatatttctattatagtgCAGATATTAATACAATTTCTTTAGCGTTTATTTAGGTACACGACCGTGAGTAACATGCCGCCAAAGCGAAATCGAGTTCCAAAGGTtagataattgtattatttatttacataaagttattgttaatttaacatgactatgTACCATTGAAATACtccattttataaatataaaattttagcacttttacttaaatatacatgtaacattttaatattattttaacattgcTTTATACACAAAAAtgtgtacttttattttattttcaattaggaAAATGGTGCTGAAGACAAAactgaaaagaagaaaaaagtgaCAAAGTCACAAGAAACATCTAGTAGAAAGTCTAAACGTACTGCAAGCAGTACTGAAGAGCCTGCATCGAAACGTGCCAAAACAGAGCCAAAGCCAGTAATGAATAAAGTAGACACAGATTTGAATGAaactgattttgattgtgacaAGCTGAATGCTGaaggaaataaatataatttaaaaatttctagttGGAATGTTTCTGGTATAAGGGCACTTATCAAAGTTTGTATAATACTTGCatcattttattacattattttttggcaagtaattttttttgtaatattttgtcaTTACATTTATGCAGAAAAGTGGAATGGAATACATTATGAAAGAAGATGCAGATATAGTTGCATTGCAAGAAACCAAATGTGATAAAAACAAATTACCAGAAGAAGTTAAATTGAAAGGATATCATCATTACTTCCTTGATAGTAAGAAGGCTGgttattgtggtgttgcattatATACAAAACAGAAACCAATTGATATACAATATGGTTTGAAGAATTCTGAATTTGATGATGAAGGCAGATTAATTACAGcagaatacccaaatttctatttccttaatGTTTGTAAGTTATTCAGTATTAAAATCTTTTACAAATATcttttttaatgatatttactatatgtaataattacatattaatagATGTACCTAATGCTGGTCAAAAATTAGTAACACTACCAAAAAGATTACAATGGAATGAAGCCTTTAAGAGTTATGTAAAGCAATTAGATGAAAAAAAACCAGTCATTATTTGTGGTGATATGAATGTTGCTCATCAAGAAATAGGTAATGATATCCTAcagttcataattttattatgtacagtaaataatttcaggaatttataagtttcaaatttattgtaCTGTAGATCTTACAAATCCTAAAACGAATACAAAAAATGCTGGATTTACTAAAGAAGAACGAGAAGGTATGACAGATTTTTTGGCTGCAGGATTTGTGGATACATTTAGATCTTTATATCCTGATAAAACAGGAGCTTATACATTTTGGTCATATTTTGCTAATGCACGCAGTAAAAATATAGGATGGTGAGTACTTTACAATTAGTTGAATGATATGGATGttactattaattataaaatatatatatatataaatatacattacatCCTTCCTTACACAGGAGACTGGATTATTTTTTGGTATCagagaaaatcaaaaataaagtttGTGACAATGTTATAAGGGATAAGATATATGGCAGTGATCATTGTCCAATTGTGCTTTTCGTTAATATATAAGATTCAACTTTTTATACTTAAATTACATGTAATTGTGTGTATGTAATTTAACGAGtttcttatatttattatattttttttttaagaataaaatttcattaattaaatatttcttttcattttttattttgactatacataaaaaattaattgttcagAATGAATAGTTTGCTAAATTTGTATGTATTCACTTTCATATTTCTTATGCGCGTTATGAATATGTTTATGTTAGAACAATTTCATTACTTATGCTTGGTTAGGTTAGAAATATTACAAACTACATATGCATAACCTTATCTGTACAAACCGAAGTATGCTGAATGTGCTGAACCAATCACATTTAATATGCATATAAtgaatttgaatacttgaacatATTGTTTTTATTCGACTGCATTACATATTGTTATTCCTGtaacaattttatgaaaataataataaaaacttttaaattgtcTTTAAATGATTTCTCTAACCTGTACAATTTTAGCTCGATATTTAGTAAACTAACTTCTGAGGaaatacaaaatgtaaataaacaCATTACACTTTATTGCTACAAGTTTAAAGACTGAAgtgaaaattgttaataaaaatgaagtggTAAATCGTAATTAAAGATGACATGGAAAATACAAAACATCATTAGATTGCATAAATGCgaatgtttcatttatttttttttatggacAAGTGCTATTCTACATTCAATTTATAATGTGTTTTTAACTAGTACTTGTAAGAATTTAAACATATTCTGTTTATAAAGATTTGcaactaatattttaatattaaaatattgctttaatattattcataaatttcagattttgatgGTTACAATGATGTATATAATGATTTTGCACCAGGATGGACGTGGATTGGAAAGAAACAAGATGTTTCTGATCAAGAATGGAAAATGTGGATACCATTAATGATTAAATTAATACCATGGatatttattcatcattttGTTAGTTTTCTTGTTAAGATTTTATCAAATGTTGTGGTATGAATTTTTTGGTATTACATATGATTCAATGTTTCTATCTTAtattatctttttatttattatgttatcTTTACAGGTATTATGCACTTGGTATATCTTTATgtctatttcatttttatattatttaattggaGCATTAGGTACATTATGTATTGTCATACAATTAAGTATGTTGTACATCTTAACATATAGACAAAGTAGATTGATTATATGGCTGATAAATacgttatttttatttctgatacATTTTCTGAAAATTCCGGATGGTACTTTTCAAAGTACATTTAAGTTTAACGATGAAGAACATTATATTTTAACTCTTGTAATGTGTTGGATACAGTTAAGAAGCATTAGTTATAGTATAGATAATATTGAACAACATTTAGACAGTGACTGTGAtatcaaattttacttttttaacaattttttatgcaAATTAGCATACTGTTTATATTTACCAACATTATCCTTAGGACCATTGATTTTATATCATGAATTCATGAATTCTGTATGTATTTTACTTTACTTAAAAATTAGGTATTTACTTTATAtctattaaatataaatcatattcAAATCTTTATAGCTAAAAAGACCATTTCAAATCTGGAAATTATCAGATTTTGGGTACTTTTTCCTTCAAGTGTTCAGATACAttttttggatattttttacaaacttttggttgcattttctatatttcaatgCTATGCAGTATCACCCTGAGGTAAAAGTACAATTTTAGacgcaataattttattaaaatttaattaactccTGTATGTTATACTAGGTTGTCAAAACTTTAAATCCATGGGCTTTATATGGATTAGGATACTGCATGGGacaatttttcttaataaagTATGTTATAGTGTATGGTCTTAATCATACTTTATGTgctatagataatataaaagCACCAACTCAGCCTAAATGTATAGCAAGGATTCATTTGTACTCTGATATGTGGAAGTATTTTGATAAaggtttatacaaatttttagtaaGGTACAATTCTTGTAACAGAATCATAGATATATACTAActaaatatatcaaaataatataGAAGTTATAAAACTTCTTCAACAATTTATTTTCAGATATATTTATGTGCCTCTGTTAAagtcaaattataataaattatttgcttCTTTCTTGTGCTTTACATTTGTTTTTATATGGCATGGaatgcaaataaatatttttatttgggcAGCCCTTAATTTTATTGGattaaatattgaaagtatAATGAGATCATTTGGGagacaaaaattttttataaatataaagacAACATATACATCAGAAATTAATGGCAGACGACTCGATTGTATTTTAGCAAGTCCCCTTTTAATTATATCAGTAATAtctaatttttacttttttgctGGAGAAGAAATTGGAAGTATTTACGTCTACAGAATATTACATGGtattagtttattatatttcatacgaACACAAAAGAATTCActacataaattttttataaaattttaaattagcaaaattTCGTATGTATTTTGTTACAGATCCTCCATATACCACATTTATTTTACTCTTCTTTTTATATTGTTGCTGTCAAGTATCTACAGATGTAAAACGTTgggaattgtaaaaatttccaaagctgTAGTATTGTAAAGAAAAAACTGAATATCGAGTTTTctaaaattacattttacaaaatatgattTGGGAGAGGATTTGATTATCAATTacataataaaatcatttttaaatattttattaagtacaAAAAGAGTATAAAAATACAGtgtataactaaaattattcttcATATTAACATCGTTATAATCGTTTAATGTTTACtatagtaataaaaaatgagTAGAAAGtttatacttaaatatttttttgtataattattacaacatttgtttcatattatataatatggataataaaaattgattttgtattattaataattaaccgTATAATATACACAAGGCACATTATCTTTCACAGTGTACAAATGTTAATGTAAAATAATcttttacttattaattttatattttatacaataaataaacaactGGCTTTTGTAAATGTTGTTTTTCACATTTCAATAGAATTATATCTTTTTTTAAGGAGAGTATTTATATCCTAAACTAATGTAATGATTCAAgaaaaatatacgaatttgtAGATTGTAATTTTACCAGCAAATTTCAAATGACAAAAAGAGTAAAGGCATTGATAATGAATATTGACTTTGACTATTCAGTGCTTAGCTGTTTGTGATAAAGATATTTTTAACCAATATTTACAGTTACTACTCAGATAAACAATACGTTCATTTTTCTacaattaatttgaatatttaca is from Megachile rotundata isolate GNS110a chromosome 2, iyMegRotu1, whole genome shotgun sequence and encodes:
- the Rrp1 gene encoding recombination repair protein 1 isoform X2, producing MPPKRNRVPKENGAEDKTEKKKKVTKSQETSSRKSKRTASSTEEPASKRAKTEPKPVMNKVDTDLNETDFDCDKLNAEGNKYNLKISSWNVSGIRALIKKSGMEYIMKEDADIVALQETKCDKNKLPEEVKLKGYHHYFLDSKKAGYCGVALYTKQKPIDIQYGLKNSEFDDEGRLITAEYPNFYFLNVYVPNAGQKLVTLPKRLQWNEAFKSYVKQLDEKKPVIICGDMNVAHQEIDLTNPKTNTKNAGFTKEEREGMTDFLAAGFVDTFRSLYPDKTGAYTFWSYFANARSKNIGWRLDYFLVSEKIKNKVCDNVIRDKIYGSDHCPIVLFVNI
- the LOC105663600 gene encoding uncharacterized protein LOC105663600 → MFSNKKNNLPPRPPIPNSEHVLEDLNNAAIDDVAFKIINKDEIIGENQTNANISDTYQKMKMYLNTKQRLQHLETMLESKEQQLQIDNTEIRRLADDIRKQAQAALIT
- the LOC100882858 gene encoding uncharacterized protein LOC100882858 isoform X3, giving the protein MNSQDTTDNVSTINSPNISTRTKNWVQFEDETPVKDNGTLEEKTKISAAAVIKPESVTVDVEKIGKNVDKVDNRQMKNNEYKGAVISTESVQINLDRSGLSRSITSESPDLNLPSEIKVSDPKSASLKTIDLRDVSNGRSAINNIISTPIGNIRQGFANGDTIVTLLPVNTRWPWITPAKFRPELVPEELMAQGLTLTVEDYVHIMELLVNDVRFNMYNVCYKRILVLWIFTAFIVLLGLLFSGVTGLTLFGLGIMWLVLNAAAIFFCMFIKIKLNHNLEKCMAQVNKHLLRHKILLGLDDRGKISCHKVNLCFIYFDTTDCIKKLQEVIEREEREGRIIGEDGNSEMRRKRELQQRMDIDDSDIVIQGSTTTRISRKQGKSEQVFCRYVQRWAKDYLRRRLDWTVDEEGGNPSSPRHLASALCPCQYIEEWLRNKSRVQGRDFCPSWSSFLKDRGI
- the LOC100882858 gene encoding uncharacterized protein LOC100882858 isoform X2: MNSQDTTDNVSTINSPNISTRTKNWVQFEDETPVKDNGTLEEKTKISAAAVIKPESVTVDVEKIGKNVDKVDNRQMKNNEYKGAVISTESVQINLDRSGLSRSITSESPDLNLPSEIKVSDPKSASLKTIDLRDVSNGRSAINNIISTPIGNIRQGFANGDTIVTLLPVNTRWPWITPAKFRPELVPEELMAQGLTLTVEDYVHIMELLVNDVRFNMYNVCYKRILVLWIFTAFIVLLGLLFSGVTGLTLFGLGIMWLVLNAAAIFFCMFIKIKLNHNLEKCMAQVNKHLLRHKILLGLDDRGKISCHKVNLCFIYFDTTDCIKKLQEVIEREEREGRIIGEDGNSEMRRKRELQQRMDIDDSDIVIQGSTTTRISRKQERAELLLLRYASRWAHHFVRRRLDLVIDSQERNRDIAGLSVSPRHCVSARCPCQFIEDHLKYKPRAGQKTVCFDILSRNHSHIVNT
- the Rrp1 gene encoding recombination repair protein 1 isoform X1 is translated as MVSRSIQTALKIVPRLFRYTTVSNMPPKRNRVPKENGAEDKTEKKKKVTKSQETSSRKSKRTASSTEEPASKRAKTEPKPVMNKVDTDLNETDFDCDKLNAEGNKYNLKISSWNVSGIRALIKKSGMEYIMKEDADIVALQETKCDKNKLPEEVKLKGYHHYFLDSKKAGYCGVALYTKQKPIDIQYGLKNSEFDDEGRLITAEYPNFYFLNVYVPNAGQKLVTLPKRLQWNEAFKSYVKQLDEKKPVIICGDMNVAHQEIDLTNPKTNTKNAGFTKEEREGMTDFLAAGFVDTFRSLYPDKTGAYTFWSYFANARSKNIGWRLDYFLVSEKIKNKVCDNVIRDKIYGSDHCPIVLFVNI
- the LOC100882858 gene encoding uncharacterized protein LOC100882858 isoform X5; protein product: MNSQDTTDNVSTINSPNISTRTKNWVQFEDETPVKDNGTLEEKTKISAAAVIKPESVTVDVEKIGKNVDKVDNRQMKNNEYKGAVISTESVQINLDRSGLSRSITSESPDLNLPSEIKVSDPKSASLKTIDLRDVSNGRSAINNIISTPIGNIRQGFANGDTIVTLLPVNTRWPWITPAKFRPELVPEELMAQGLTLTVEDYVHIMELLVNDVRFNMYNVCYKRILVLWIFTAFIVLLGLLFSGVTGLTLFGLGIMWLVLNAAAIFFCMFIKIKLNHNLEKCMAQVNKHLLRHKILLGLDDRGKISCHKVNLCFIYFDTTDCIKKLQEVIEREEREGRIIGEDGNSEMRRKRELQQRMDIDDSDIVIQGSTTTRISRKQDTHLALHGVLILMTH
- the LOC100882858 gene encoding uncharacterized protein LOC100882858 isoform X1 encodes the protein MNSQDTTDNVSTINSPNISTRTKNWVQFEDETPVKDNGTLEEKTKISAAAVIKPESVTVDVEKIGKNVDKVDNRQMKNNEYKGAVISTESVQINLDRSGLSRSITSESPDLNLPSEIKVSDPKSASLKTIDLRDVSNGRSAINNIISTPIGNIRQGFANGDTIVTLLPVNTRWPWITPAKFRPELVPEELMAQGLTLTVEDYVHIMELLVNDVRFNMYNVCYKRILVLWIFTAFIVLLGLLFSGVTGLTLFGLGIMWLVLNAAAIFFCMFIKIKLNHNLEKCMAQVNKHLLRHKILLGLDDRGKISCHKVNLCFIYFDTTDCIKKLQEVIEREEREGRIIGEDGNSEMRRKRELQQRMDIDDSDIVIQGSTTTRISRKQERAELLLLRYASRWAHHFVRRRLDLVIDSQERNRDIAGLSVSPRHCVSARCPCQFIEDHLKYKPRGYPPGFTWCAYLNDPLARYDVTLGVPN
- the LOC100882858 gene encoding uncharacterized protein LOC100882858 isoform X4; this translates as MNSQDTTDNVSTINSPNISTRTKNWVQFEDETPVKDNGTLEEKTKISAAAVIKPESVTVDVEKIGKNVDKVDNRQMKNNEYKGAVISTESVQINLDRSGLSRSITSESPDLNLPSEIKVSDPKSASLKTIDLRDVSNGRSAINNIISTPIGNIRQGFANGDTIVTLLPVNTRWPWITPAKFRPELVPEELMAQGLTLTVEDYVHIMELLVNDVRFNMYNVCYKRILVLWIFTAFIVLLGLLFSGVTGLTLFGLGIMWLVLNAAAIFFCMFIKIKLNHNLEKCMAQVNKHLLRHKILLGLDDRGKISCHKVNLCFIYFDTTDCIKKLQEVIEREEREGRIIGEDGNSEMRRKRELQQRMDIDDSDIVIQGSTTTRISRKQERAELLLLRYASRWAHHFVRRRLDLVIDSQERNRDIAGLSVSPRHCVSARCPCQFIEDHLKYKPRGICY